The Catenuloplanes niger genome includes a window with the following:
- a CDS encoding A/G-specific adenine glycosylase: protein MTIAETAIDWFDRNARDLPWREPDASPWSILVSEVMLQQTPVVRVLPAWRNWMARWPVPAALAADPPGEAIRMWDRLGYPRRALRLHACATAIVERHGGEVPDDLEELLALPGIGVYTSRAVAAFAYGQRHPVVDTNVRRFVSRAVAGEPDAGPATTPADLVACEALLPDEPARAARASAAFMEIGAVICTARSPRCADCPVVSTCAWKATGRPMPEGPTRRPQKYAGTDRHVRGLIMAVLRQSDVPVSRHRIDLVWPDEVQRTRALAGLVTDGLACPAPDLPEHYVLP, encoded by the coding sequence ATGACTATTGCTGAGACCGCAATCGACTGGTTCGACCGCAACGCCCGGGACCTGCCTTGGCGGGAGCCGGACGCCTCGCCCTGGTCGATCCTGGTCAGCGAGGTGATGCTGCAACAGACGCCGGTCGTCCGGGTGCTGCCGGCCTGGCGCAACTGGATGGCGCGGTGGCCGGTGCCGGCCGCGCTGGCCGCGGACCCGCCGGGCGAGGCGATCCGGATGTGGGACCGGCTGGGCTATCCGCGCCGGGCGCTGCGGCTGCACGCGTGCGCGACCGCGATCGTGGAGCGGCACGGCGGCGAGGTCCCGGACGACCTGGAGGAGCTGCTGGCGCTGCCCGGGATCGGCGTCTACACGTCCCGGGCGGTGGCCGCGTTCGCGTACGGGCAGCGGCACCCGGTGGTGGACACGAACGTGCGCCGGTTCGTCTCCCGCGCGGTGGCGGGCGAGCCGGACGCGGGCCCGGCGACCACCCCGGCGGACCTGGTGGCCTGCGAGGCGCTGCTGCCGGACGAGCCGGCCCGGGCGGCGCGGGCCAGCGCCGCGTTCATGGAGATCGGAGCGGTGATCTGCACCGCCCGGTCGCCGCGCTGCGCGGACTGCCCGGTGGTGTCCACGTGCGCGTGGAAGGCGACCGGCCGGCCGATGCCGGAGGGGCCGACGCGGCGCCCGCAGAAGTACGCGGGCACGGACCGGCACGTCCGTGGCCTGATCATGGCGGTGCTGCGGCAGTCCGACGTGCCGGTGTCCCGGCACCGGATCGACCTGGTCTGGCCGGACGAGGTGCAGCGGACCCGGGCGCTGGCCGGGCTGGTGACCGACGGCCTGGCATGTCCCGCGCCCGACCTGCCCGAGCACTACGTGCTGCCATGA
- a CDS encoding glycine cleavage system protein R, translating to MQELAITVIGHDRPGIVADVAGVLAGLGANLTDSTMTRLRGHFAMTLVCNGPQPAAVEAALTPLTADGKLLATVRAVEPDAGGAPRGEPYLVSVHGADRLGIVAAVTRVVEAEGGNVTDLTTRLTGPLYLLIAEVDLPPAAADRLADRLREVAKTLDVEVTLRRAESDLL from the coding sequence GTGCAGGAGCTTGCGATCACCGTCATCGGCCACGACCGGCCGGGCATCGTCGCCGATGTCGCCGGCGTGCTGGCCGGGCTCGGTGCCAACCTGACCGACTCCACCATGACCCGGCTGCGCGGCCACTTCGCGATGACGCTGGTCTGCAACGGGCCGCAGCCGGCCGCGGTCGAGGCCGCGCTCACGCCGCTCACCGCGGACGGGAAGCTGCTGGCGACGGTCCGGGCGGTGGAGCCGGACGCCGGCGGTGCGCCACGGGGTGAGCCGTACCTGGTGAGCGTGCACGGCGCGGACCGGCTCGGCATCGTCGCGGCCGTCACCCGGGTGGTCGAGGCGGAGGGCGGCAACGTCACGGACCTCACCACTCGCCTCACCGGACCGCTCTACCTGCTGATCGCGGAGGTGGACCTGCCGCCGGCCGCGGCCGACCGGCTCGCGGACCGGCTGCGCGAGGTCGCGAAGACGTTGGACGTCGAGGTGACACTGCGCCGCGCGGAATCGGACCTGTTATGA
- a CDS encoding peptide deformylase, whose amino-acid sequence MTTPIDALAGWTPESLGEPGTVRAVVAAPDPVLSRAGSDVDPCDPEVIRLAADLIATMRVSPGCVGLAAPQVGVSAQVFCVDVTGHPKAVTVHGAFALCNATVVEASRWRPGREGCMSVPDLTGDVKRASRLVVEGQLPGSGVTVKFPADGFEARALQHEIDHCAGLLFLDRVAGAHAIYQRRTYL is encoded by the coding sequence ATGACCACGCCGATCGACGCCCTGGCGGGGTGGACGCCGGAGAGCCTGGGGGAGCCGGGCACGGTCCGGGCCGTGGTCGCGGCCCCGGACCCGGTGCTCAGCCGCGCCGGCTCCGACGTGGACCCGTGCGACCCGGAGGTGATCCGGCTGGCCGCGGACCTGATCGCCACCATGCGCGTCTCGCCCGGTTGCGTCGGACTGGCCGCACCGCAGGTCGGCGTGAGCGCGCAGGTCTTCTGCGTGGACGTCACCGGCCATCCAAAGGCGGTGACCGTGCACGGCGCGTTCGCGCTCTGCAACGCCACCGTGGTGGAGGCGAGCCGGTGGCGGCCCGGCCGCGAGGGCTGCATGTCCGTGCCGGACCTGACCGGCGACGTGAAGCGGGCCAGCCGCCTGGTGGTCGAGGGACAACTGCCCGGCAGCGGCGTGACCGTGAAGTTCCCGGCGGACGGGTTCGAGGCGCGGGCGCTGCAGCATGAGATCGATCACTGTGCCGGACTGCTGTTCCTGGACCGGGTGGCCGGCGCGCACGCGATCTACCAACGCCGGACCTACCTGTGA